A section of the Conger conger unplaced genomic scaffold, fConCon1.1 SCAFFOLD_61, whole genome shotgun sequence genome encodes:
- the LOC133120166 gene encoding protein YIF1A-like, with the protein MGPTHLTAILDSFGFISQLHSVEFSPEELGLCASSALVWVVVEVLALALALFLLTMHSDLSTFDLLAPTADTNTWGAKPQPRLYITMATTAFQPIIIYWLTSHLVR; encoded by the exons ATGGGACCAACGCATCTCACTGCCATATTGGATTCTTTTGGATTCATCAGTCAGTTACATTCAGtgga gtttAGCCCGGAGGAGTTGGGTTTGTGTGCAAGTTCGGCGCTGGTTTGGGTTGTTGTGGAGGTCCTGGCCTTGGCTCTGGCCCTCTTCCTGCTCACCATGCACTCTGACCTCTCAACCTTTGACCTCCTGGCCCCGACAGCGGATACAAATACGTGGG GTGCCAAGCCCCAGCCCCGTCTGtacatcaccatggcaaccaccGCCTTTCAGCCAATCATCATCTACTGGCTCACCTCTCACCTGGTCAGGTGA
- the LOC133120172 gene encoding fos-related antigen 1-like encodes MYRNFGNFSRGSEQSPGTGSPRPPAANSRTVDSGSNTTQPQQQKFPLGGAPPGFVPSLNTITSTQELQWLVQPSLWPQPPLPPYPPPPPLLHHPPPPPLLQHPAPATPGSTRRRPDQHCTPEELERRQIRRERNKMAAAKCRNRRRVLTDTLQNETERLEGDKADLQREIAGLEKEKEKLELVLEAHRPICKIHSDSDSDHSSEAPPTAVRGPIKTEPLDAPVAGPSRPKITLPPPSPLQPESLHTPPFPSTPSLTPFTSSLVFTYPPAPPRLSPPSQKPQACGVAHRRSSSSGDQSDHSLNSPTLIAL; translated from the exons ATGTACCGGAACTTCGGCAACTTCAGTAGGGGCAGTGAGCAGTCCCCAGGAACAGGTTCACCTAGACCTCCAGCAGCGAACTCCAGAACTGTGGACTCGGGCAGTAATACTACACAACCGCAACAG CAGAAGTTTCCGTTGGGGGGGGCTCCGCCTGGCTTTGTGCCGAGTCTGAACACCATCACCTCCACCCAGGAGCTCCAGTGGCTGGTGCAGCCGTCCCTCTGGCCccaaccccccctgcccccctaccctccaccaccccccctgCTGCAccaccctccaccaccccccctgCTGCAGCACCCTGCCCCAGCCACCCCGGGCTCCACAAGGAGACGCCCGGACCAACAC tgtACCCcagaggagctggagaggagaCAGATAcggagagaaagaaacaaaatggccgccgccaAGTGCCGCAATCGGCGGCGTGTGCTGACGGACACGCTGCAGAAC GAGACGGAGCGGTTGGAGGGGGACAAGGCGGACCTGCAGCGGGAGATTGCGGgcctggagaaggagaaggagaagctgGAGCTGGTTCTGGAGGCCCACCGGCCCATCTGCAAGATCCACTCCGACTCAGACTCCGACCACAGCTCCGAGGCCCCTCCCACTGCTGTCAGGGGCCCAATCAAAACTGAGCCCCTGGACGCTCCCGTGGCCGGGCCGTCCCGCCCGAAaatcaccctcccccccccctcgcccctccAACCCGAGTCCCTGcacaccccccccttcccctccaccccctccctgaCCCCCTTCACCAGCAGCCTGGTCTTCACctacccccctgcccccccccgcctcagccccccctcccagaAGCCCCAGGCCTGCGGGGTGGCCCATCGCCGTAGCAGCAGCAGCGGTGACCAATCGGATCACTCCCTCAACTCCCCCACCCTCATCGCCCTCTGA
- the LOC133120168 gene encoding coiled-coil domain-containing protein 85B-like: MGSDCEIYKRELSKMSDKDLLAFSKEELVARLHKEETDKMSALIQRGRLMKEVNKQLQEHLLEIRELKAVNQQLQEENQELRDLCCFLDDDRLKVKVLSREWQLFGRHAAKVMREDLGGYLKKLTELEQLQGALAKDNLDLKEMCVILEEECAGRSDCSPGGSSELRGLMGMVVRDLGDGSSSTGSVGSPDQLHLVCSPDD, from the coding sequence ATGGGCAGCGACTGTGAGATTTACAAGCGAGAGCTGTCGAAAATGTCCGACAAGGACCTGCTGGCCTTCTCCAAAGAGGAGCTGGTGGCCCGGCTGCACAAAGAAGAGACCGACAAAATGTCCGCTCTGATACAGCGCGGACGGCTGATGAAAGAAGTCAACAAGCAGCTGCAGGAGCACCTGCTCGAGATCCGGGAGCTGAAAGCCGTGaaccagcagctgcaggaggagaacCAGGAGCTGCGCGACTTGTGCTGCTTTCTGGACGACGACCGGCTGAAGGTGAAGGTGCTGTCGCGCGAGTGGCAGCTCTTCGGCCGCCACGCCGCCAAGGTGATGCGCGAGGACCTCGGTGGCTACCTGAAGAAGCTGACCGAGTTGGAGCAGCTGCAGGGCGCCCTGGCGAAGGACAACCTGGATCTGAAGGAGATGTGCGTGATCCTGGAGGAGGAGTGCGCCGGCAGGAGCGACTGCAGTCCCGGCGGCTCCTCGGAGCTGCGCGGCCTCATGGGCATGGTGGTCCGCGACCTGGGCGACGGAAGCTCCAGCACCGGGAGCGTCGGCAGCCCGGATCAGCTCCACCTCGTCTGCTCACCGGACGACTGA